A DNA window from Methylocystis heyeri contains the following coding sequences:
- a CDS encoding GNAT family N-acetyltransferase: MTEISWEESPLGKQHDRNAFNCGDDDLNTYLKRYARQNHESGGAKCFVATPRGEPAHILGFYTLCPASIKFDRAPAVMTRGGLGRYEVPVFRLGRLAVDQSLHGRGLGGSLLLRAGERCMMVAEQVGGVAVLIDAKDDRAAQWYESYGAVRFNDAPRSLMLLFAAVLDALKQSP; the protein is encoded by the coding sequence ATGACGGAAATATCTTGGGAGGAAAGCCCGCTTGGCAAACAGCATGACCGCAACGCCTTCAATTGCGGAGATGACGATCTCAATACCTATCTGAAACGCTATGCGCGACAGAACCACGAAAGCGGCGGCGCAAAATGCTTCGTGGCGACGCCGCGCGGTGAGCCCGCTCATATTCTTGGTTTCTACACCCTATGTCCGGCCTCGATAAAATTCGACCGGGCTCCCGCGGTGATGACGCGTGGTGGTCTCGGTCGATATGAAGTGCCGGTATTTCGGCTTGGCCGCCTTGCTGTTGATCAAAGCCTGCACGGGCGCGGTCTGGGCGGAAGCCTGCTGCTGCGCGCCGGCGAACGCTGCATGATGGTGGCGGAACAGGTTGGCGGCGTGGCGGTTCTGATCGACGCCAAAGATGATCGAGCAGCGCAATGGTATGAAAGCTATGGCGCTGTGCGCTTCAATGACGCGCCTCGCTCCCTGATGCTGCTTTTTGCCGCTGTCCTGGACGCGCTCAAGCAGAGCCCTTGA
- a CDS encoding DUF1778 domain-containing protein, with protein MPREHVENGRVELRLKPEDKAVLARAAAIERLDLTSFILRSVLPRAKEVISDYETLQLSERDSLLILDLLENPPKANERLIRAAKAGFVLK; from the coding sequence TTGCCACGCGAGCATGTCGAGAATGGGCGAGTCGAACTCCGCCTGAAGCCTGAAGACAAGGCAGTGCTCGCCCGCGCCGCTGCGATTGAGCGGCTCGACCTGACCAGCTTTATTTTGCGATCCGTCCTGCCGCGCGCGAAGGAAGTGATTTCCGACTACGAAACGCTCCAATTGTCGGAACGCGACTCCTTGCTCATCCTCGATCTTTTGGAAAATCCCCCCAAGGCGAACGAGCGTCTCATTCGCGCGGCGAAGGCCGGTTTTGTTCTTAAATGA